The window GGGAATGCAGCTAAGAGCATCTGCAGCAAAAGAACCATAGATGTTCAGAATATTTTTGGTCCATTTttggtggttttatttattaagCCAGACTGCTGTATCCTAGAATAGCTTCTTCCCAAACCCCTTACATCTTAGAATAAAACCAGAATTGGGGTAAGCCTGCTTTAAAGACATAGATATGCATTGCTTAAGGGTGAACTATTGTGTTAGTAATATCAAGCAAAATGTTTGCTATGAGCAGATGGTCCAACACCATTTAGTATCATGTCTCTTTGAACAAAAAGCAGTTAAAAAACAGGTTGTTATTCCCTCCATTGTAATCCAACTTCTGCTTTTGAATattgtttgcctgtgtaattggTAAAGCACAGGCCATATACATGAGACTGTATAAACAAATACAGATGAAATCCATTCAAAGATGACTCACAACCAATATTCAACTACTCTCATGATGTAAGTTGACCAAGAGACACTCAACTGCAATTCAGATCTATACattacacacacccacacccaattCAGACACTGGATCAGTTCAAACAATACTGGCAGCAGCATATGTGGATAAAGAAGAGTGTCCATCAGATCATCCTCCATGGACACGTCCTCCGGACATGGCCTTTGATTgtgtgtgggggctgttcatctgcaAGGCCCCAAAACATGTGCtacaaataattattttatgtGCATGTTTTGGGGCCATTCGGATGAACAGCCCTCACATGCAATCAAGGGATGCATCAGGACATCCATGGAGGACATTGCCACAGGCAATCTTTTGATGCACTTCTTTATTGCTTGCTCTGCTTTACTAACTAAAGTTTTCAAAAGCTAATGTTTATTGTACTTACACTGTTACAATTCTGCAACATCCAGAGAGTAAAACAAAGCTGAATTATAAAACACGAGAACTACGTTCAGTTTAGCAAGACAAGATatgattttataaataaatattttccttaGAAATTAATCACTAACACAGACACATCTTTTGCAACTTAGGGTACGGTCTTCATTCTAGAACTGTAGACATTTGTAATCCAAACCCTCTCTTCTTATATGTCTGCAGCTACCTGCAATACACCAAATAGGCACATTCGATAGGAAGGTTATTGAACAGGCAGGAGCATCTTTTCAATTCCAATCCACAGACAGAAATGTTACAGCTGGAAAGGCAAGGACATATTTAGTGGATTgtgaaaacagaataaaaaatgaTGCAGAAACACTTACGATCAAGTCCATTGATATATCTCATTGTAATTTCACAGTGCCCCCATACTGCACTGACTATGGGATAGAGTTTTTTCCCTTTTAGTCCCCTGAAGGCCACTCCAAGGTACTGTCCATCTACGATGAAGCTAAGTGTCCCTTCATCCATATCCAAAACCACCAGTAAGGAATCTGGGAGTACAAAAGACTCATCTGGTTCCAAAAATACAGGATATGTCACACCAGGCTGATTTTTACAGTTGTGATAGAGTTTGTTACGTCCAAGGTCCCAGCCCCAAGACTCACTATTGCTACCAACCAAAGATGTATATCCTACAGAATGCAATGGAGCTTCTGCTGTCGACACTCCAACTACAGCATGTGTTCCTCGTTGCCTGGTGGGCCAGTGAATTTGCCAGACGTGTAGCCCCCTTGTAAAGCCAACTTTTCCTCGGATGCAGTCTGTGCTTTGAGCAACTGGATGTCTATGAAATGTCAGTTTGTCATCTTCCTTTACAAATATATTTAAGGACCGGTCTTCGTTGTTCCATGCATGTTTGTACTGAACCTCCAAATGGGCTGGGGGCATATCCAGCAGCATATCGAGCCGGGCAGGTTTGCAGAAATCTGGGCCCCTCAGTTCTCGTTTGACAGGCCTGTAAGGGGGTTCCCTTACATCAACAGATTTTATGCTCCCTGAGATTTTTTGGCCCATTGCTTGGCTGCAGATTGCTTGGCTGCAGGAAATGAAGGGTGGACCTGGGTCCGGTGTTAACTCATGAAAGCGCTCTCAAGTGAAGGCAGCGGCAAGTCAGCTCCCTGCTCCGTTTTGGACCCTCTTAAAGCTGTCTCTGAAAATATACTCCTGAAATAAAGCAGAGAACCTTCTGTTAAAGTAGCCAACTCTTAACCCATATATATCTCTTTCTTTAAAAGAACTCCTCTGATCTGTGCCAATATATTTTAAATCAAGAACTGACAATTCTCAGCTTTGTGGTGTTTGTACTACAGTGCTCACTTGCCAGACTGTCAGCTGGATATATTGAGCCCACAGTGTTCAGCGTACAGACAGCAATTTCCTTTTTTTCATAACAGACACAGACATTCCACACCTTTTGCCCTTCCACCCATATAGTCTAGTCACGGCCGTCATGTTGTACAAGCATTTCTCCTTCATTATCAGGTATGCATAGGACTGACTCAATGTTCTCTTCTTTTTGCATATTGCCTTAAAGAGATACTATGTTTTCTCTAGTATTTTCTTTCTAAATCTGCATTCTATTccaaaaatgccttttaaaagaatCCAGACTGGCACGGCTGGAATGAATGTTCTGATGATGATAGCAAATATCTATGAAATATGACACTTCACCTTTAAACACGCTATGCCCCTTAAACAAATTCAGGACAAAACTTGTTTTATGATTCATGGTGGTTTTGTGTAAAACCAGCAGGGGATATAGTGAGAAAAGCAAGCATTTATAAGAGGGGCATTTTGACCAACCAATCCTATATAATATTTGGTTTAAAATACAAACTAGTTGCTAAGTGCACTGCTACCATGCTGAGTCTGGTTAATAGGATGCTATCTACAACTTATTTACTGATAATGCATACAGTAGCAATCCCAACAATATATGGGATTGGGTATCAGGTCCTTCTCATCCAATATGCTTTCTGGTAGTCTATTACATTAACCACCTTACTGAAAAGAAACTAATATGCACTACTATTTGCAATGGTGTagtgagggttagggttaatgGCTCTTGTCCAGGCTGCTGGAGCTGGCAGCCCCCACCacaccagccatgccccctgcatctaacagcaggagcaggggcatggctgggacACAGAGGCCCGGGTTCTTCAAACCCATTCTCACAATGaatgctacgcccctgattcggTGCAATCGGTAGCACTGAACATCATAAACTACGGACTTTTGCAGTGACCATGAAAAGATGCCCAAGCACGGAACACTCTTGGAAGTATGAAACACCTGATGTTAAGGAGAAAGTTGCATGTGTATGTTTCCAGATTTGAAGTGAAAGCAAGTATATTGAGAACTCTGAACATCTAACAATGGTTCATCAAAGCCATAAGAGTTCAACACATTTGTAGAAATAAAAATGCCATCTCCCAACTTTACAGCAAAACTCCCAAACTAGAAGAACAATTTATACAATGAATCCGATTTAATAATAATTGGTAGGCAAATTCTTGGTTGGCTTCTCAACTTTATACAGGTGAAGTCCTCATGCATTGGATAGATCACAGTCCTGAATAATGACGACTGCATTAAGCTTATTATAATAACCAAGCATAAACAATCACGTTTTAAATTCAGAATGTTATCACAATTTGGTGGGGTCTGTGGTACTATTTTCTGTTTATAATGACAACTGATTAAGTCAAGGAACTGATCATCCCTGAAGCTATGAAAATACACTCTTACTaatgacacaggaacataggaagctgccatatactgagtcagaccataggtccatctagctcagtactgtctacacagacttgcagcggctttctccaaggttgcaggcaggaatctctctcagccctatcttggagatgccagggaaggatcttagaacctagatgctcttcccagagcagctccatcccctaaggggaatatcttacagtgctcacacttctagtctcccattcatatgcaaccagggtggaccctgcttagctaatgggacaagtcatgcttgctaccacaagactagctctcttccttGACCACAGATGATCCAAGTTGGATTCTTCCGTTGATTGTTTCAAAAGTGGTTTTTCGTATCATTGCCATGGCACTTTAAGGCTTTTGCTATCTTTCAGGGTTTTCAGTCTTGGGTCGTGATACAAAGGGTCAAGCAAGACATACTGAGTGTGCACCAAGCAGCAGCCAACCTCCCCACACCCTGCCACACAGTCTGTGAAACTCACTCTTTAAAAATGGAATTCGGACAGCAAGTACCTCAGGTTTTGTCTCCCAACTCCACACCCcaaaaagaggggaaaaaagaaatgtgagtgggagGGAGTGTACCAACTTGTATATCGTCATCTATTCTCCATCCTGGGTTGCATTTCACTTTGCCACAGATAAGCCTCCTTGGCTAGCAGCACTACTACTaacccctttcttctcccttctgcAAAGATTTCTCAGTGCTCACATCAGATGGACTGATAACACTTCTGAACCGTACAGTCTTTGCCTCCCCTCCCACTACCActtgcatcctgcctctgtgtttgttgcatgtgtgtgtgcgcgcacaagaGAAGAGGCTGccctggactggatgggggcaaacgagctgaaacttaatccagataagacggaagtgctctgggttggtaaaactgtttatctgagtagtgaggcagaggcgtaactatagggggggcagggggggcacgtgccccgggcgccatcttttctggtcacgtgggggggcgccgccatgaccaattttttaatttttttattatttttttgttaatacaaatgtttcctgctcagtgcagcagcgctgcagcagtcaagggagcgcgtcagtgcccccttccccacgagcggtcccttccgcgctgcctgcgcccccccccctattgctttgctggtgcctggcggccagtcagtggcctggcttggcggcggcggcgggcgcttgtgaggaaaaacctaagtataatgtagtatgttggggccgcggtgggggggcgccatttcagtgcttgccccgggcgccgttttccctagttacgcctctgtagtgaggtaaatctggtcttggatggggtcacactccctctgaaagacaaagtctgcagcatgggggtgtttctggacctgatGCTATCTTTGGAgacacaggtggtggtggtgtgcagaagtgccttttaccggctacggctggtatgccagcaGAGACCCTGAAGAATTCAGGCCTGACTtcagtcattcatgctttggtaacatccagactggactactgcaatgtgctctatgtggggctgcccttgaagactgtctggaagcttcagctggtccagaatatggctgcaaggatgctcatggatgCACGTCACATCACAAATATCATACCCATCCcgaggcagcttcattggttactggtcagCTTCCAGGTTAGGTTCAAAGTGCAGGTCTTGACATTTAAAGCTTTAtacagcttggggccggggtacctggtGGACCACacttgcccatatgaacctggcagggccctctgctcatcatctcaggccctgctcatggccccaccactaacagagatccagttggtggggactagagacaaggccttttctgttgtggccacttggctttggaatgccctccctgaagagcttcgccatgctccctccctcagtacttttaaaaaacaactagaCACACATCTTTTTAATGCCCCATctttggtaggttctttagctttttaaaataacttttaatttgaaactttaaaaacggtaattatgattgtggttttagcttggatttttaacgtgtttaacttaatttgattaattttattagtctgatttcaCATTggaactattttataaatgttgtgagccatcctaagcattagtgtactggaggaacagggtatacataatttaaataaagttttaaataaagagaaagatCTGCACTAACAAACCAATTTAATGGCAATTCATGCAAGGCATTTCCAAACGTCTATTATCGCATCCGCTACACCTTTAACATTTCTAGCAATTTTCACTTCTTTGGCACTAAAAACATTGTGCCTCTCCAAAAAAATGATAATGGGAAAGGGATTGTGGCACTGTCGCTCTGATTAGCTCTTACTGAAACTGCTGAGAAACTCAATTTGTTGTTTTGAGGAAAGCCTCATTAACTCCTACAGGctgaaatatttctgttttacGGTTTCACAAACATGCCCCATACAGCTGAAAAATGATCAGATTAAGAGCACGGCATGTCCACAGCAAACAGAAAGCCAAATTCCAGATGGAAAAAGAACATCAGTTTCACTTTCCAGTGCTTTCAGTAGAACAGTCAAGGTATTAAGGAATCTCATTCCCAGCACTAATAAGGAAAGTTGAGACTCACAAAAATTAAGATGGCAGTTGTTATTTCACTGTTTAAAATGCAACCTCATGTGACACAAGATAAGCACATCATCAGCATTAGTTCAGCATACACTACTACTGAAACATTTGACAAACATCTAAAGATTATTACTAATTATAGAATGAGGCACATCCTTTGAACAAAAACAATGCACAGGGCACACTtgaatgaatatgacaaataagCACAAAAAATTCATGGTTAAAATTTTGTAACAACCACTTTCCCAAATAAGTTATTTTTCTGCTATGACTTTACTTTTGCTACTATTGTTAGGTATGTGTGCAAAGCAACAAGGCAAACTCATTGTAAGTAACTGTTTTGGTAAGCAACACTTTACTGGATCAAGGGTCATTGCAATCCCCAAAACTGTTACCAACTACACCCATGCTCACCTAATTCACACATTACAGTTCTCAACATGAATTAATATGCATTTTTTCTGAACAACAGCTTTCCTTCCTTGCTCACCATCTGTGCAGCGTGGACCTCAAAATGATGTCTCTTTCCTATCCAAGACTAGGAATATCTGATGGAATATCTAGATAAAACTTTCTTGTTAGCAGAAATCCTAACTTTTAGAAGTCCTTTTATCCCCAAAGGActgttcctttccctctctcttatCCAGTCGTGCATCCACTCTGCACTCCAAAGCTTAACCAGATGATATTTCTGAGAAGCAGGCTGCCCACCTGGTTGGCGTTAATTCCTGTATGTCAGACCACATGGCCCACCAGGGATGATCATCACTGTTACTTCGATGAAGAATGCATgtgaactatttttaaaagtgagATTTTCATATTAGGATTAGTGGTGTGGGttttctggagagagagagaaaaaatcttATCCCCTAAATTGATCATGATATGATTTAGTAAATAAACCAAAATGCAGATATGCCATATTGTTTATGCGCAATCTCAAAAGTTTCTACAATAGCCAACTGAACTGAAATATTAGATTAGGAAAACAAACTGAAACAACACTTATGATTGAAGATAGCTTTGCATACTAGATATTTTATTGGAGTactagaaaaatattttaaaacccaacaCTTCATTCTaccatatattttgaagagttcaTTTGTGTAAAatgaagtcatacttcccaatgacctgccaataccaaattttgcatatttaaaatatataaatacatttatatacattgcatatataaatatatttttgtagTTTTACAGAAGTGTTGAACATAGTGACTGTATTTAAATATGCAATAAAATGATAATGTTTGAAGttaaaatcctacaaatttaaaactgtttttactcCCCTTTCCCTTTACTCTCCTTTCCTCCTTGCTTTATTGCTTATTGACAGCCTCCCACCCACTTCCCTGCCC of the Hemicordylus capensis ecotype Gifberg chromosome 3, rHemCap1.1.pri, whole genome shotgun sequence genome contains:
- the SPSB4 gene encoding SPRY domain-containing SOCS box protein 4 isoform X4, with the translated sequence MGQKISGSIKSVDVREPPYRPVKRELRGPDFCKPARLDMLLDMPPAHLEVQYKHAWNNEDRSLNIFVKEDDKLTFHRHPVAQSTDCIRGKVGFTRGLHVWQIHWPTRQRGTHAVVGVSTAEAPLHSVGYTSLVGSNSESWGWDLGRNKLYHNCKNQPGVTYPVFLEPDESFVLPDSLLVVLDMDEGTLSFIVDGQYLGVAFRGLKGKKLYPIVSAVWGHCEITMRYINGLDRSNFKE
- the SPSB4 gene encoding SPRY domain-containing SOCS box protein 4 isoform X1, which codes for MGQKISGSIKSVDVREPPYRPVKRELRGPDFCKPARLDMLLDMPPAHLEVQYKHAWNNEDRSLNIFVKEDDKLTFHRHPVAQSTDCIRGKVGFTRGLHVWQIHWPTRQRGTHAVVGVSTAEAPLHSVGYTSLVGSNSESWGWDLGRNKLYHNCKNQPGVTYPVFLEPDESFVLPDSLLVVLDMDEGTLSFIVDGQYLGVAFRGLKGKKLYPIVSAVWGHCEITMRYINGLDPEPLPLMDLCRRSIRFALGRERLHDIETLPLPQSLKNYLQYQ
- the SPSB4 gene encoding SPRY domain-containing SOCS box protein 4 isoform X3; the protein is MGQKISGSIKSVDVREPPYRPVKRELRGPDFCKPARLDMLLDMPPAHLEVQYKHAWNNEDRSLNIFVKEDDKLTFHRHPVAQSTDCIRGKVGFTRGLHVWQIHWPTRQRGTHAVVGVSTAEAPLHSVGYTSLVGSNSESWGWDLGRNKLYHNCKNQPGVTYPVFLEPDESFVLPDSLLVVLDMDEGTLSFIVDGQYLGVAFRGLKGKKLYPIVSAVWGHCEITMRYINGLDRTVSKRK
- the SPSB4 gene encoding SPRY domain-containing SOCS box protein 4 isoform X2, whose protein sequence is MGQKISGSIKSVDVREPPYRPVKRELRGPDFCKPARLDMLLDMPPAHLEVQYKHAWNNEDRSLNIFVKEDDKLTFHRHPVAQSTDCIRGKVGFTRGLHVWQIHWPTRQRGTHAVVGVSTAEAPLHSVGYTSLVGSNSESWGWDLGRNKLYHNCKNQPGVTYPVFLEPDESFVLPDSLLVVLDMDEGTLSFIVDGQYLGVAFRGLKGKKLYPIVSAVWGHCEITMRYINGLDPASYQLTHVPLVIE